The following proteins are co-located in the Apium graveolens cultivar Ventura chromosome 5, ASM990537v1, whole genome shotgun sequence genome:
- the LOC141723898 gene encoding transcription factor MYBS3 has protein sequence MTRRCSHCSNNGHNSRTCPTKPSGPTSSGVRLFGVRLTDGSIIKKSASMGNLSALHYHSSSSAAASPNPPASPRADAFRDPNCVPDEYLSDDPGHASCSTNRRVEQRKKGTPWTVGEHRMFLLGLQKLGKGDWRGISRNFVVSRTPTQVASHAQKYFIRQTNSTRRKRRSSLFDMMTDTPPVVEEEFVLPPITIETDKKNSLPSLGLSLKTNSESLEDAQMEDPQAEIVEDAKESATPRAQAEIQQVIPSFYPAYVPVTFQLWHSASILEEGKGTETSHHEVLKPIPVLRKEPVNVDELVGMSQLSIGETDTRRMEPSALSLKLLGEPSRQSAFHPSTPVSASDVSKGNGRSVIQAV, from the exons ATGACTCGGCGATGCTCTCATTGCAGCAACAATGGGCATAACTCAAGAACATGTCCCACAAAACCAAGTGGGCCCACTTCATCTGGGGTGAGATTATTTGGGGTTAGACTTACAGATGGGTCTATTATCAAGAAAAGTGCTAGTATGGGTAATCTTTCAGCTTTGCATTATCATTCTTCTTCTTCAGCTGCTGCTTCTCCTAACCCTCCTGCCTCTCCTCGTGCTGATGCTTTTCGGGACCCGAATTGCGTGCCTGATGAGTATTTATCTGATGATCCGGGTCATGCTTCTTGCTCCACTAATCGTCGTGTCGAACAACGCAAGAAAG GCACTCCATGGACAGTAGGGGAGCACCGCATGTTCCTTCTTGGTCTCCAGAAGTTGGGGAAAGGAGATTGGCGCGGAATATCACGCAATTTCGTCGTATCGAGGACTCCGACACAAGTAGCAAGCCATGCTCAAAAGTACTTCATTAGACAGACCAATTCTACTCGGAGAAAGAGAAGATCGAGCCTTTTTGATATG ATGACAGATACACCGCCCGTGGTGGAAGAAGAGTTTGTGCTACCTCCCATAACAATAGAAACAGATAAAAAGAACTCACTGCCTTCATTGGGTCTCTCGCTTAAAACGAATAGTGAAAGTTTGGAAGACGCTCAAATGGAAGACCCTCAGGCAGAAATAGTCGAAGATGCCAAAGAAAGTGCTACACCTCGAGCACAAGCCGAGATCCAACAGGTAATTCCCTCGTTTTACCCAGCTTATGTACCTGTTACATTTCAATTGTGGCATAGTGCATCTATCCTCGAAGAAGGTAAAGGAACAGAGACATCTCATCACGAGGTCCTAAAACCAATCCCTGTGCTTCGCAAAGAGCCTGTTAATGTAGATGAACTAGTGGGCATGTCCCAATTGAGTATCGGAGAAACTGACACAAGACGTATGGAGCCTTCAGCTCTCTCCTTAAAGCTATTAGGCGAACCATCAAGGCAGTCAGCTTTTCATCCCAGCACTCCGGTTTCTGCTTCAGATGTAAGTAAGGGAAATGGTAGGAGTGTAATTCAAGCAGTTTGA
- the LOC141723899 gene encoding histidine-containing phosphotransfer protein 4 encodes MHRRLASMRKSLLDQGFLDEQFIQLEELQDDSNPNFVEEIAASYYRDSARQMLNIDQALDKFPLDFTKLDNLMHQFKGSSSSIGAKKVKNESTQFQEYCRAGNAEGCRRTYRQLKKEYATLKKKLEAYFQLARQAGPLETASRPK; translated from the exons ATGCATAGACGGCTTGCTAGTATGAGAAAGTCCCTTCTGGATCAG GGTTTTCTAGATGAACAGTTTATTCAGCTGGAGGAGTTGCAGGATGATAGTAACCCTAATTTTGTCGAAGAAATTGCTGCATCATACTATCGTGATTCTGCCCGACAAATGTTGAATATAGACCAAGCACT AGATAAATTTCCTCTTGATTTCACAAAGTTGGACAATCTTATGCACCAATTCAAGGGAAGTAGCTCAAG CATTGGCGCAAAAAAGGTGAAGAATGAGAGCACACAGTTTCAAGAATACTGCAGAGCAGGAAATGCAGAAGG ATGCAGACGGACTTATAGACAACTGAAGAAAGAATATGCAACActcaaaaagaagcttgaagcTTATTTCCAG TTGGCAAGGCAAGCTGGGCCTCTAGAGACGGCAAGCCGACCCAAATAA
- the LOC141723900 gene encoding pre-mRNA-splicing factor ATP-dependent RNA helicase DEAH1-like isoform X1 — MASDLKLWVSDKLMSLVGYSEPVTVQYVISVSKKAKSPADIVDSLRDDFKGCDDAALHAFALELFEKLGTKKVGENVYMQREREATVLAKKQRMYTLLESDDEEGDGDVGGVVEKKRFRKRVEVEEDVDNEDVVPKRQKIFKNGEDSESGEEEERLRDQREREEFEKRIRAREAAATRKLMELKIKGKEDGEVSRKGKGLERNVETLRKVSRLEYFKKRVPKKIEEVRDDLEDELRLMEGEKLTEAEQRELSHKKEVYELLKKQCHEANDEIDEYRMPDAYDQEGKVNQEKRFSVAMEHYREIKAADKRYPFAEQKAWEDHQVNKAIMRFGSKDRKPKSEYELVFENQIEFVQDELIHAKKYKEEQYNELSKKSVARSAFEKLQNDRKTLPVYPYREELLQAIEKHQVLVVVGETGSGKTTQIPQYLHEAGYTKHGKIGCTQPRRVAAMSVAARVSQEMGVKLGHEVGYAIRFEDCTSKKTVIKYMTDGMLLREFLGEPDLSSYSVVIVDEAHERTVSTDVLFGLVKDIARFRPDLKLIISSATLDAVRFSDYFDNAPIFKVPGRRFPVEINYTKAPEADYLDAAIVTVLQIHVTESPGDGDILVFLTGQEEIESAEEILKQRTKSLGTKIAELIICPIYANLPTELQAKIFEPTPKGARKVVLATNIAETSLTIDGIKYVIDTGFVKIKSYNPRTGMESLLVTPISKASANQRAGRSGRTGPGKCFRLYTFHSYSNDMEENTTPEIQRTNLANVVLSLKSLGISDLSEFDFMDPPAQECLIQALKLLYALGALNKKGELTKVGRKMAEFPLDPMLSKMIIASDKYKCSDEIISIAAMLSTGSMIFYRPKKKLVHADNARKLFYAGNVGDHVALLNVYRYWRENGYSHQWCYENYVQVKSMKRARDIRDQLEGLLERVEIELTSNPGDLESIQKAITSGYFPNSARLQKNGSYKTFKYSQTAHVHPSSGSSFNSPKLVVYHELVLTSKEYIRQVTELKPEWLVEIAPHYYRLKDVKDSEAKKKRPSGEGFAI; from the coding sequence ATGGCTAGTGATTTGAAATTATGGGTTTCTGATAAATTAATGTCTCTTGTTGGATATTCAGAGCCTGTTACTGTTCAGTATGTTATTAGTGTTTCGAAGAAAGCTAAATCACCTGCTGATATTGTTGATTCTCTTAGAGATGATTTCAAGGGCTGTGATGATGCTGCATTGCATGCTTTTGCGCTTGAATTGTTTGAGAAACTTGGGACGAAGAAGGTCGGGGAGAATGTTTATATGCAACGAGAGAGGGAAGCGACTGTGCTGGCGAAAAAGCAGAGGATGTATACTCTGTTGGAGAGTGATGATGAGGAGGGTGATGGTGATGTTGGCGGGGTAGTGGAAAAGAAGCGTTTTAGAAAGAGGGTTGAGGTTGAAGAGGATGTCGATAATGAGGATGTTGTGCCTAAACGACAAAAGATTTTTAAGAATGGAGAGGATTCTGAGTCCGGGGAAGAGGAAGAGAGGCTGCGTGATCAGAGAGAGAGGGAGGAGTTTGAGAAACGGATTAGGGCACGGGAGGCAGCTGCAACGAGAAAGCTGATGGAGTTGAAAATTAAAGGGAAAGAGGATGGAGAGGTGAGTAGGAAAGGTAAGGGATTGGAACGAAATGTTGAGACTTTGAGAAAAGTTTCAAGGCTAGAGTACTTTAAAAAAAGGGTGCCAAAAAAGATAGAGGAAGTGAGAGATGACTTAGAAGATGAGTTGCGTCTGATGGAGGGTGAGAAATTGACTGAAGCAGAACAGCGTGAATTAAGTCACAAGAAAGAGGTATATGAACTTCTCAAGAAGCAATGTCACGAGGCTAATGATGAAATTGATGAATACCGAATGCCTGATGCTTATGATCAAGAAGGTAAAGTGAATCAGGAGAAGCGATTTTCTGTGGCAATGGAGCATTACAGGGAGATAAAGGCTGCTGACAAGAGGTATCCTTTTGCGGAGCAAAAAGCTTGGGAAGATCATCAGGTTAACAAGGCGATCATGAGATTTGGCTCAAAAGATCGAAAGCCTAAGTCTGAATATGAGCTTGTTTTTGAGAACCAGATTGAGTTTGTGCAAGATGAATTGATTCATGCTAAAAAGTATAAAGAAGAACAATATAATGAGTTATCCAAAAAATCTGTAGCAAGATCAGCATTTGAGAAGCTTCAGAATGATAGAAAAACATTACCTGTTTATCCATATCGCGAGGAATTGCTCCAAGCTATAGAAAAGCACCAGGTTCTTGTTGTTGTTGGCGAGACTGGTTCTGGAAAGACTACTCAGATACCCCAGTATCTCCATGAGGCTGGTTATACAAAACATGGAAAGATCGGATGTACACAGCCTCGTCGAGTTGCTGCCATGAGTGTAGCTGCTAGAGTCTCTCAAGAAATGGGAGTTAAACTTGGGCATGAGGTTGGTTATGCCATCCGCTTTGAAGATTGCACTTCTAAAAAAACCGTTATCAAATATATGACAGATGGAATGTTACTTCGAGAGTTTCTTGGGGAGCCCGATCTTTCAAGTTATAGTGTGGTGATAGTGGATGAGGCTCATGAAAGAACGGTTTCCACTGATGTGTTGTTTGGTTTAGTTAAGGATATTGCTCGGTTTCGTCCTGATCTTAAGTTGATTATCTCAAGTGCAACTCTTGATGCGGTGAGGTTCAGCGATTATTTTGACAATGCTCCAATTTTTAAAGTTCCCGGGAGAAGGTTTCCTGTTGAAATTAATTACACAAAAGCCCCAGAAGCTGATTACTTGGATGCAGCAATAGTTACTGTTCTTCAAATTCATGTGACTGAATCCCCTGGAGATGGTGATATATTGGTCTTTCTTACGGGCCAAGAGGAAATTGAGTCGGCTGAGGAGATTCTTAAGCAACGGACAAAGAGCTTGGGAACAAAAATAGCAGAGCTGATTATATGCCCAATATATGCAAACCTCCCAACAGAGCTGCAAGCAAAAATATTTGAACCTACTCCAAAGGGTGCGCGTAAGGTTGTTCTGGCAACAAATATTGCAGAAACATCATTGACAATTGATGGGATTAAGTATGTTATAGATACAGGTTTTGTGAAGATAAAATCTTATAATCCTCGCACAGGCATGGAGTCCTTATTGGTAACACCCATCTCAAAAGCATCTGCAAATCAAAGGGCTGGCCGATCTGGTCGTACTGGTCCAGGGAAATGCTTTCGACTCTACACTTTTCACAGCTATAGCAATGATATGGAGGAGAATACTACACCAGAAATCCAAAGAACTAATCTTGCTAATGTTGTTCTAAGTTTGAAAAGCCTTGGAATCAGTGACCTCTCAGAGTTTGACTTTATGGATCCACCAGCTCAAGAATGTTTGATACAAGCCTTGAAGCTTTTGTATGCTCTGGGTGCTCTTAATAAGAAAGGGGAGCTAACAAAAGTTGGTAGAAAAATGGCTGAGTTCCCTCTAGATCCCATGTTATCCAAGATGATTATTGCATCTGATAAATACAAGTGTTCAGATGAAATCATATCAATCGCTGCGATGCTTTCAACAGGAAGTATGATATTTTATCGTCCAAAGAAAAAACTGGTTCATGCCGACAATGCAAGAAAGCTTTTTTATGCGGGTAATGTTGGAGATCATGTCGCGTTACTTAATGTATACAGGTACTGGAGGGAAAATGGCTACTCACATCAGTGGTGTTATGAGAATTATGTACAGGTCAAGAGCATGAAGCGTGCTAGAGATATAAGAGATCAGTTAGAAGGATTATTGGAGCGGGTTGAAATTGAACTGACATCTAATCCTGGTGATTTGGAGTCTATACAGAAAGCCATAACATCAGGATACTTTCCCAACTCTGCAAGGCTGCAGAAGAATGGATCATACAAAACTTTTAAGTATAGCCAAACTGCTCATGTCCATCCGAGTTCTGGTTCATCATTTAATTCTCCAAAATTGGTTGTCTACCATGAATTAGTACTAACATCTAAAGAGTACATACGCCAGGTGACTGAACTAAAACCAGAGTGGCTGGTCGAAATCGCTCCTCACTATTATCGGCTAAAGGATGTGAAAGACTCGGAAGCAAAAAAGAAAAGGCCAAGTGGAGAGGGTTTTGCCATTTGA
- the LOC141723900 gene encoding pre-mRNA-splicing factor ATP-dependent RNA helicase DEAH1-like isoform X2 codes for MQREREATVLAKKQRMYTLLESDDEEGDGDVGGVVEKKRFRKRVEVEEDVDNEDVVPKRQKIFKNGEDSESGEEEERLRDQREREEFEKRIRAREAAATRKLMELKIKGKEDGEVSRKGKGLERNVETLRKVSRLEYFKKRVPKKIEEVRDDLEDELRLMEGEKLTEAEQRELSHKKEVYELLKKQCHEANDEIDEYRMPDAYDQEGKVNQEKRFSVAMEHYREIKAADKRYPFAEQKAWEDHQVNKAIMRFGSKDRKPKSEYELVFENQIEFVQDELIHAKKYKEEQYNELSKKSVARSAFEKLQNDRKTLPVYPYREELLQAIEKHQVLVVVGETGSGKTTQIPQYLHEAGYTKHGKIGCTQPRRVAAMSVAARVSQEMGVKLGHEVGYAIRFEDCTSKKTVIKYMTDGMLLREFLGEPDLSSYSVVIVDEAHERTVSTDVLFGLVKDIARFRPDLKLIISSATLDAVRFSDYFDNAPIFKVPGRRFPVEINYTKAPEADYLDAAIVTVLQIHVTESPGDGDILVFLTGQEEIESAEEILKQRTKSLGTKIAELIICPIYANLPTELQAKIFEPTPKGARKVVLATNIAETSLTIDGIKYVIDTGFVKIKSYNPRTGMESLLVTPISKASANQRAGRSGRTGPGKCFRLYTFHSYSNDMEENTTPEIQRTNLANVVLSLKSLGISDLSEFDFMDPPAQECLIQALKLLYALGALNKKGELTKVGRKMAEFPLDPMLSKMIIASDKYKCSDEIISIAAMLSTGSMIFYRPKKKLVHADNARKLFYAGNVGDHVALLNVYRYWRENGYSHQWCYENYVQVKSMKRARDIRDQLEGLLERVEIELTSNPGDLESIQKAITSGYFPNSARLQKNGSYKTFKYSQTAHVHPSSGSSFNSPKLVVYHELVLTSKEYIRQVTELKPEWLVEIAPHYYRLKDVKDSEAKKKRPSGEGFAI; via the coding sequence ATGCAACGAGAGAGGGAAGCGACTGTGCTGGCGAAAAAGCAGAGGATGTATACTCTGTTGGAGAGTGATGATGAGGAGGGTGATGGTGATGTTGGCGGGGTAGTGGAAAAGAAGCGTTTTAGAAAGAGGGTTGAGGTTGAAGAGGATGTCGATAATGAGGATGTTGTGCCTAAACGACAAAAGATTTTTAAGAATGGAGAGGATTCTGAGTCCGGGGAAGAGGAAGAGAGGCTGCGTGATCAGAGAGAGAGGGAGGAGTTTGAGAAACGGATTAGGGCACGGGAGGCAGCTGCAACGAGAAAGCTGATGGAGTTGAAAATTAAAGGGAAAGAGGATGGAGAGGTGAGTAGGAAAGGTAAGGGATTGGAACGAAATGTTGAGACTTTGAGAAAAGTTTCAAGGCTAGAGTACTTTAAAAAAAGGGTGCCAAAAAAGATAGAGGAAGTGAGAGATGACTTAGAAGATGAGTTGCGTCTGATGGAGGGTGAGAAATTGACTGAAGCAGAACAGCGTGAATTAAGTCACAAGAAAGAGGTATATGAACTTCTCAAGAAGCAATGTCACGAGGCTAATGATGAAATTGATGAATACCGAATGCCTGATGCTTATGATCAAGAAGGTAAAGTGAATCAGGAGAAGCGATTTTCTGTGGCAATGGAGCATTACAGGGAGATAAAGGCTGCTGACAAGAGGTATCCTTTTGCGGAGCAAAAAGCTTGGGAAGATCATCAGGTTAACAAGGCGATCATGAGATTTGGCTCAAAAGATCGAAAGCCTAAGTCTGAATATGAGCTTGTTTTTGAGAACCAGATTGAGTTTGTGCAAGATGAATTGATTCATGCTAAAAAGTATAAAGAAGAACAATATAATGAGTTATCCAAAAAATCTGTAGCAAGATCAGCATTTGAGAAGCTTCAGAATGATAGAAAAACATTACCTGTTTATCCATATCGCGAGGAATTGCTCCAAGCTATAGAAAAGCACCAGGTTCTTGTTGTTGTTGGCGAGACTGGTTCTGGAAAGACTACTCAGATACCCCAGTATCTCCATGAGGCTGGTTATACAAAACATGGAAAGATCGGATGTACACAGCCTCGTCGAGTTGCTGCCATGAGTGTAGCTGCTAGAGTCTCTCAAGAAATGGGAGTTAAACTTGGGCATGAGGTTGGTTATGCCATCCGCTTTGAAGATTGCACTTCTAAAAAAACCGTTATCAAATATATGACAGATGGAATGTTACTTCGAGAGTTTCTTGGGGAGCCCGATCTTTCAAGTTATAGTGTGGTGATAGTGGATGAGGCTCATGAAAGAACGGTTTCCACTGATGTGTTGTTTGGTTTAGTTAAGGATATTGCTCGGTTTCGTCCTGATCTTAAGTTGATTATCTCAAGTGCAACTCTTGATGCGGTGAGGTTCAGCGATTATTTTGACAATGCTCCAATTTTTAAAGTTCCCGGGAGAAGGTTTCCTGTTGAAATTAATTACACAAAAGCCCCAGAAGCTGATTACTTGGATGCAGCAATAGTTACTGTTCTTCAAATTCATGTGACTGAATCCCCTGGAGATGGTGATATATTGGTCTTTCTTACGGGCCAAGAGGAAATTGAGTCGGCTGAGGAGATTCTTAAGCAACGGACAAAGAGCTTGGGAACAAAAATAGCAGAGCTGATTATATGCCCAATATATGCAAACCTCCCAACAGAGCTGCAAGCAAAAATATTTGAACCTACTCCAAAGGGTGCGCGTAAGGTTGTTCTGGCAACAAATATTGCAGAAACATCATTGACAATTGATGGGATTAAGTATGTTATAGATACAGGTTTTGTGAAGATAAAATCTTATAATCCTCGCACAGGCATGGAGTCCTTATTGGTAACACCCATCTCAAAAGCATCTGCAAATCAAAGGGCTGGCCGATCTGGTCGTACTGGTCCAGGGAAATGCTTTCGACTCTACACTTTTCACAGCTATAGCAATGATATGGAGGAGAATACTACACCAGAAATCCAAAGAACTAATCTTGCTAATGTTGTTCTAAGTTTGAAAAGCCTTGGAATCAGTGACCTCTCAGAGTTTGACTTTATGGATCCACCAGCTCAAGAATGTTTGATACAAGCCTTGAAGCTTTTGTATGCTCTGGGTGCTCTTAATAAGAAAGGGGAGCTAACAAAAGTTGGTAGAAAAATGGCTGAGTTCCCTCTAGATCCCATGTTATCCAAGATGATTATTGCATCTGATAAATACAAGTGTTCAGATGAAATCATATCAATCGCTGCGATGCTTTCAACAGGAAGTATGATATTTTATCGTCCAAAGAAAAAACTGGTTCATGCCGACAATGCAAGAAAGCTTTTTTATGCGGGTAATGTTGGAGATCATGTCGCGTTACTTAATGTATACAGGTACTGGAGGGAAAATGGCTACTCACATCAGTGGTGTTATGAGAATTATGTACAGGTCAAGAGCATGAAGCGTGCTAGAGATATAAGAGATCAGTTAGAAGGATTATTGGAGCGGGTTGAAATTGAACTGACATCTAATCCTGGTGATTTGGAGTCTATACAGAAAGCCATAACATCAGGATACTTTCCCAACTCTGCAAGGCTGCAGAAGAATGGATCATACAAAACTTTTAAGTATAGCCAAACTGCTCATGTCCATCCGAGTTCTGGTTCATCATTTAATTCTCCAAAATTGGTTGTCTACCATGAATTAGTACTAACATCTAAAGAGTACATACGCCAGGTGACTGAACTAAAACCAGAGTGGCTGGTCGAAATCGCTCCTCACTATTATCGGCTAAAGGATGTGAAAGACTCGGAAGCAAAAAAGAAAAGGCCAAGTGGAGAGGGTTTTGCCATTTGA